A window from Acidobacteriota bacterium encodes these proteins:
- a CDS encoding PEGA domain-containing protein gives MNSTASAIDDDNATRERPASDHPSSGAVTGVVAGAAEGPGPEAAADSALVWPPPDADLEELEVIAFDASPPPTPPATAQAPTPSSPTDTEPVGTTLDRAGAAAPDEGPEGADPGRSAVAATTGALLPVANAPGSRASTAAVPSATTRGRASSVGRDQGWPRWLVFAGGALGLVLAAVGGYLAAVRFAPAAPVSSTVQVSVVSEPAGASVIVDGQPRGTTPLVLDLPPSTVRLEVVGELARRALTLDLEAGRDVSYHFDFASGDAEAGGEQVGASTDLGTIDIRTDPPGAVVIVEGRRRGETPLSVEGLTAGVHDVLLGYGGQSRLERVAVTAGQTSTLSVTFGQAPARGSVAVQAPLPLEVQVDGRSIGTTGRPIALAPGTYDLELVNDAVGFRRAERVTVAAGRTTTLPVEVPPGRVNVNAIPWAAVSVGDVELGETPLANITLPAGEHEFVFRHPSLGERRQTVVVASGATSRITVDFRP, from the coding sequence GTGAACTCGACGGCATCGGCGATTGACGACGACAACGCGACGCGTGAGAGGCCGGCGTCCGACCACCCGTCCAGCGGGGCGGTGACCGGCGTCGTTGCTGGTGCGGCAGAAGGGCCTGGTCCCGAGGCCGCGGCCGACTCAGCGCTCGTCTGGCCTCCCCCGGACGCGGACCTCGAAGAGCTCGAGGTGATCGCGTTCGATGCGTCACCGCCGCCGACGCCGCCAGCCACCGCCCAGGCGCCCACACCCTCTTCACCAACTGACACCGAGCCTGTCGGCACGACCCTCGATCGAGCAGGGGCCGCCGCGCCTGACGAAGGCCCCGAGGGCGCCGACCCGGGCCGCTCCGCCGTTGCCGCCACGACCGGCGCGCTGCTGCCGGTGGCGAATGCCCCGGGCAGCCGTGCCTCGACGGCGGCCGTCCCGTCCGCGACGACGAGGGGGCGCGCGTCGAGCGTCGGCCGAGACCAGGGCTGGCCGCGCTGGCTCGTGTTTGCCGGGGGCGCGCTCGGCCTGGTGCTCGCGGCCGTCGGCGGGTACCTGGCGGCAGTCCGCTTCGCCCCGGCCGCGCCCGTGTCCTCCACGGTTCAGGTGTCGGTCGTCTCGGAGCCTGCTGGCGCGAGCGTGATTGTCGACGGCCAACCGCGTGGCACCACGCCGCTCGTCCTCGACCTGCCGCCGTCGACGGTGCGGCTCGAAGTGGTGGGCGAGCTCGCGCGGCGCGCGCTGACGCTCGACCTCGAGGCGGGACGCGACGTGTCGTATCACTTCGACTTCGCCTCCGGCGACGCCGAGGCGGGCGGTGAACAGGTGGGCGCGTCCACCGACCTGGGAACGATCGACATTCGTACCGACCCGCCGGGCGCGGTGGTCATCGTGGAAGGGCGCCGGCGCGGTGAAACGCCGCTGAGCGTCGAGGGGCTCACGGCCGGCGTGCACGACGTCCTCCTCGGGTATGGCGGGCAGTCGCGTCTCGAGCGGGTGGCCGTCACGGCGGGTCAGACCTCGACCCTGTCGGTCACCTTCGGCCAGGCGCCCGCTCGCGGTTCGGTGGCGGTGCAGGCGCCCCTGCCGCTCGAGGTGCAGGTCGACGGCCGCTCGATCGGCACGACGGGACGCCCCATCGCGCTGGCCCCGGGCACCTACGACCTCGAGCTCGTCAACGACGCGGTGGGCTTCCGCCGCGCCGAACGCGTCACGGTCGCGGCCGGCCGCACCACGACGCTCCCGGTGGAAGTGCCGCCCGGACGGGTCAACGTCAATGCCATCCCGTGGGCGGCGGTCTCGGTCGGCGATGTCGAGCTCGGCGAGACGCCGCTGGCGAACATCACGTTGCCGGCGGGCGAACACGAGTTCGTGTTCCGTCATCCGTCGCTCGGCGAGCGGCGCCAGACGGTCGTGGTCGCGTCCGGCGCGACGAGCCGTATCACGGTCGACTTCAGGCCATGA
- a CDS encoding HAD-IG family 5'-nucleotidase, giving the protein MTSDTDPRDRPASSDAADLPRPPAVPVSAAPAGRGLYCNRTLNLRALKAVGYDMDYTLVHYHVEAWEQKAYDYLQQKLAERGWPVTDLRFQPDFAMRGLIVDTELGHLVKADRFGYVKRAYHGLRRLDFDEQRRAYARTLVDLSDPRWVFLNTFFSLSEACMYAQLVERVESREVPEVVGYGDLWTRIRHALDSAHAAGRLKQEIQTEPERYVVLDPDAALALVDQKEAGKRVLLVTNSEWSYTKAILEYALDPFLPAGLTWRELFDLTIVSARKPGFFTERGPLFEVVNDEGLLRPCVAGPTGPGVYLGGHAGLIEDYLGVSGSEILYVGDHLYTDVKVSKDIQRWRTGLIVRELEDEIAAMERHRGEQARLEQLMAEKTALERDQARLRLALQRRERGYGPAVSGDDASEAAMARLRGRTDRLDNEIAPLATMLGTLYHPRWGPLMYAGSDQSHLARQVESYADVYTSRVSNFVFESPFAYLRPPRGRMAHDS; this is encoded by the coding sequence ATGACTTCCGACACCGACCCCCGCGACCGCCCGGCGTCGAGCGATGCCGCCGACCTCCCGCGCCCTCCCGCCGTGCCCGTCTCGGCGGCGCCGGCTGGCCGCGGTCTCTACTGCAACCGCACGCTGAACCTTCGCGCGCTCAAGGCCGTCGGCTACGACATGGACTACACGCTGGTCCACTACCACGTCGAGGCGTGGGAGCAGAAGGCCTACGACTACCTGCAGCAGAAGCTCGCCGAGCGCGGCTGGCCGGTGACCGACCTGCGGTTCCAGCCCGACTTCGCCATGCGCGGCCTCATCGTCGACACCGAGCTCGGCCACCTCGTGAAGGCCGATCGCTTCGGCTACGTGAAGCGCGCCTACCACGGCCTGCGCCGGCTCGACTTCGACGAGCAGCGCCGCGCCTACGCGCGTACGCTGGTCGATCTCTCAGATCCGCGCTGGGTGTTCCTCAACACCTTCTTCTCGCTCTCCGAAGCGTGCATGTACGCGCAGCTCGTCGAGCGGGTCGAATCGCGCGAGGTGCCCGAGGTCGTCGGCTACGGCGACCTGTGGACGCGTATCCGCCACGCGCTCGACAGCGCGCACGCGGCGGGGCGTCTCAAGCAGGAGATCCAGACCGAGCCCGAGCGCTACGTCGTGCTCGACCCCGACGCGGCGCTCGCCCTCGTCGACCAGAAGGAAGCCGGCAAACGGGTCCTGCTCGTGACCAACTCCGAGTGGTCGTACACGAAGGCGATCCTCGAATACGCTCTCGACCCGTTCCTGCCCGCAGGCCTCACCTGGCGAGAGCTCTTCGACCTCACCATCGTGTCGGCGCGCAAGCCCGGGTTCTTCACCGAGCGGGGCCCGCTCTTCGAGGTCGTCAACGACGAGGGCCTGCTGCGGCCGTGCGTGGCGGGGCCGACGGGCCCCGGCGTGTATCTCGGCGGCCATGCGGGGCTCATCGAGGACTACCTCGGCGTGTCGGGCTCGGAGATTCTGTACGTCGGCGATCACCTCTACACCGATGTCAAGGTCAGCAAGGACATCCAGCGCTGGCGCACGGGGCTGATCGTGCGCGAGCTCGAGGACGAGATCGCCGCCATGGAGCGTCACCGTGGCGAGCAGGCGCGCCTCGAGCAGTTGATGGCCGAGAAGACCGCGCTCGAGCGCGACCAGGCGCGGTTGCGGCTCGCGCTCCAGCGCCGGGAGAGGGGCTACGGACCCGCGGTGTCGGGCGACGACGCGTCGGAGGCCGCGATGGCGCGGCTGCGCGGCCGGACCGATCGTCTCGACAACGAGATCGCTCCGCTCGCGACGATGCTGGGCACGCTCTATCACCCGCGCTGGGGGCCGCTGATGTACGCCGGCAGCGACCAGAGCCACCTGGCGCGGCAGGTCGAGTCGTACGCCGACGTCTACACGTCGCGCGTGTCGAACTTCGTCTTCGAGAGTCCGTTTGCGTACCTGCGCCCGCCGCGCGGCCGCATGGCGCACGATTCCTGA
- a CDS encoding nucleotidyl transferase AbiEii/AbiGii toxin family protein, protein MDFRGELVEISAFLAATGAPLAVIGGVALAAYGHPRMTLDLDIVTGSVVQDALIAFMERRGFETLHRSSGYSNHRHADRLRGRVDVMYVRGETERRLFAGVRHLPGPGGQTIAVPRPEHLIAMKLQAMRDDPERTWQDLADIAYLLRLDDVDRDEARGYFEKSGLGERWRELERLL, encoded by the coding sequence GTGGACTTCCGGGGGGAACTGGTCGAGATCAGCGCGTTCCTCGCCGCGACGGGCGCACCGCTCGCCGTCATCGGCGGCGTGGCCCTCGCCGCGTACGGACACCCGCGAATGACGCTCGACCTCGACATCGTGACGGGCAGCGTGGTCCAGGACGCCCTGATCGCCTTCATGGAACGGCGCGGCTTCGAGACCCTGCACCGCTCCAGTGGGTATTCGAACCATCGGCACGCCGACCGCCTCCGCGGCCGAGTGGACGTTATGTACGTGCGGGGTGAGACCGAGCGGCGCCTGTTCGCAGGCGTCCGGCACCTGCCTGGGCCAGGAGGCCAGACGATCGCCGTGCCGCGGCCGGAACACCTGATCGCGATGAAGCTGCAAGCCATGCGCGACGACCCGGAGCGCACGTGGCAGGACCTGGCCGACATCGCGTACCTGCTGAGGCTGGATGACGTCGACCGCGACGAGGCTCGAGGGTACTTCGAGAAGAGCGGCCTCGGGGAGCGCTGGCGTGAACTCGAACGGCTCCTCTGA
- a CDS encoding protein kinase, translated as MIGRTLAHYRITAAIGAGGMGEVYRAHDSRLKRDVALKVLPAEMASSPERLERFRREAQALAALDHPGIVTVYSVEEADGVHFLTMQLVEGQSLDRVVPASGLTPPQVIEIAMAVAEALAAAHEKGIVHRDLKPANVMLTGDGRVKVLDFGLAKVLSGTQGAAAASDATYTSAGQTAIGAVMGTPAYMSPEQVAGRAVDHRSDVFSFGALLYEMATGRRPFEGASSAELASAILRDAPPPLEQSRSDIPEGLRRVIARCLEKKPEDRFRTVREAAEVLNSLRSGSAPIALMAPATSAAVTPAPSTGARRRDEGFWIGVLPFACRGSDAGVEALAEGLTEDVVTGLARFSYLRVIARGSTAQYASGSADVRAIGNEIGARYVMEGSLRQAGPQVRVAVQLVDTTTGAHLWAETYNRPFDPNAVFALQDDLVPRIVSTCADHFGVLARAISEAIRGKPLDELTPYEALMRGFGYHFRLNAEEHADAREVLERVVREAPANADCWAMLSWVYSHEHAHGFNPRPGSLDRALAAARRAVDLASANHVAQQALAVALFFGNDRAGCLAAAERAMALNPLDGSNEAFFLITFTGDWERGTSLIRRAIEMNPHHPRWYELILAINDYRAERYREAVDEVRRANLGHGPWTSPILAAACAQLGDRLGAGEALRGLPGDPGDLARSTRTLFEKWFEPRLVEHLMDGLRKAGLDVDPPAGTGTPEAVGRGARPTPTTSSPSLARDAASVAIAVLPFSDMSPAKDQDYLCEGMAEEIRNALVRVAGIRVASRTSAFRASQEEKDLAALGRLLSVDHVLEGSIRTAGSRLRVTAQLSEVTSGYHVWSERFDREMQDVFVVQDEIADGVVQAVKARLAPGVRSAQARPQPRNLEAYRSYLLGQHLRYAKEDHGGAVRAFREAVRLDPDHAPSWTGLAESLVLSAYAGLMPAAEACAEARTALATAVDLQGQSADGLHGEAFVAMIERRWVDLESTVRRAVAFEPTHVPSLGLLGMCLSLHQRPDEAEPFFERARAADPLASFPYMLTSLGLLSVGRVRDAHHYAEQALIFEKDDFTALTCSSLANVALGSFEQGIAAAEHAVSLSHGGAHFVGLLGWALATAGRKDEARALLDQLRAQPAGTPVVVSQGWLLGALGDIDAALEVFGSAEREHQAWLLHYRLPGFAPCQDDERFKALVRKMGLPAPPERVDA; from the coding sequence ATGATCGGCCGCACCCTCGCCCATTACCGCATCACCGCCGCGATTGGCGCCGGCGGCATGGGCGAGGTGTATCGCGCGCACGACAGCAGGCTCAAACGCGACGTGGCCCTCAAGGTGCTGCCCGCCGAGATGGCGTCGAGCCCGGAGCGTCTCGAGCGCTTCCGGCGCGAGGCCCAGGCCCTCGCCGCGCTGGACCACCCCGGCATCGTGACCGTCTACTCGGTCGAGGAAGCCGACGGCGTCCACTTCCTGACGATGCAGCTGGTCGAGGGGCAGTCTCTCGACCGTGTGGTCCCCGCGAGCGGGCTCACGCCGCCACAGGTCATCGAGATCGCGATGGCCGTGGCCGAGGCGCTCGCCGCCGCGCACGAGAAGGGGATCGTGCACCGTGACCTGAAGCCGGCCAACGTGATGCTGACCGGTGATGGCCGGGTGAAGGTGCTCGACTTCGGCCTGGCGAAGGTCCTGTCGGGGACGCAAGGCGCCGCCGCCGCTTCCGACGCGACCTACACCTCTGCGGGCCAGACGGCCATCGGCGCGGTGATGGGCACGCCCGCCTACATGTCGCCCGAGCAGGTCGCCGGCCGCGCCGTCGACCATCGCAGCGACGTGTTCTCGTTCGGCGCCCTGCTGTACGAGATGGCGACCGGACGACGTCCGTTCGAGGGCGCCTCGTCTGCGGAACTCGCATCCGCGATCCTGCGCGATGCTCCGCCGCCGCTCGAGCAGTCGCGTTCGGACATCCCGGAGGGCCTGCGCCGCGTCATCGCCCGGTGCCTCGAGAAGAAACCGGAGGACCGCTTCAGGACCGTGCGTGAGGCGGCCGAGGTGCTGAACTCCTTGCGCAGCGGGTCCGCGCCGATCGCGTTGATGGCGCCGGCGACGTCTGCGGCCGTGACGCCCGCGCCGTCCACCGGTGCCCGGCGCAGGGACGAGGGCTTCTGGATCGGCGTTCTGCCCTTCGCGTGCCGCGGCTCAGACGCCGGGGTCGAGGCCCTCGCCGAAGGCCTCACCGAGGACGTCGTGACCGGGCTCGCGCGCTTTTCCTACCTGCGCGTGATCGCGCGCGGCTCCACTGCCCAGTACGCAAGCGGGAGCGCGGACGTGCGGGCCATCGGCAACGAGATCGGCGCGCGTTACGTGATGGAGGGCAGCCTCCGGCAAGCCGGTCCGCAGGTGCGCGTCGCGGTGCAACTCGTCGACACCACCACGGGCGCGCACCTCTGGGCGGAGACCTACAACCGGCCGTTCGACCCGAACGCGGTCTTCGCGCTGCAGGACGACCTCGTCCCCCGCATTGTCTCGACGTGTGCGGATCACTTCGGCGTCCTCGCGCGGGCGATCAGCGAGGCCATCCGCGGCAAGCCCCTCGACGAGTTGACGCCGTACGAGGCGCTCATGCGCGGCTTCGGCTATCACTTCCGTCTCAACGCCGAGGAGCACGCCGACGCCCGCGAGGTGCTCGAGCGCGTCGTGCGCGAGGCCCCCGCCAACGCCGACTGCTGGGCCATGCTGTCGTGGGTCTACTCGCACGAGCACGCACACGGGTTCAACCCACGGCCGGGCTCCCTCGACCGCGCCCTCGCCGCCGCGCGGCGCGCCGTGGACCTCGCGTCGGCCAACCACGTCGCCCAGCAGGCGCTGGCCGTCGCGCTCTTCTTCGGGAACGACCGGGCAGGCTGCCTCGCCGCCGCCGAGCGCGCCATGGCCCTCAATCCGCTCGACGGCAGCAACGAGGCGTTCTTCCTCATCACGTTCACCGGCGACTGGGAACGCGGCACGTCGCTGATCCGGCGCGCGATCGAGATGAACCCCCACCACCCGCGGTGGTACGAACTCATCCTGGCCATCAACGACTACCGCGCGGAGCGGTACCGCGAGGCCGTCGACGAAGTCCGACGCGCCAACCTGGGCCACGGCCCCTGGACGAGTCCCATCCTGGCGGCGGCCTGTGCACAACTGGGCGACCGCCTGGGCGCGGGCGAGGCCTTGCGGGGACTGCCGGGCGATCCAGGCGATCTCGCCCGCTCCACCCGCACGCTCTTCGAGAAATGGTTCGAGCCCAGGCTCGTCGAGCACCTCATGGACGGCCTCCGCAAAGCGGGGCTTGACGTCGATCCGCCGGCCGGGACGGGCACGCCCGAAGCCGTCGGTCGCGGAGCGCGGCCGACACCGACCACGTCCTCTCCGTCGCTCGCGCGCGATGCGGCGTCGGTCGCCATCGCGGTGCTGCCATTCTCGGACATGAGCCCGGCGAAGGACCAGGACTACCTGTGCGAGGGGATGGCCGAGGAGATCCGCAACGCGCTCGTCCGCGTCGCGGGGATTCGCGTCGCCTCACGAACCTCTGCCTTCCGCGCCAGCCAGGAAGAGAAGGACCTCGCCGCGCTCGGACGGCTGCTCTCGGTCGATCACGTTCTCGAAGGGAGCATCCGCACGGCCGGGAGCCGCCTGCGGGTCACCGCCCAACTGAGCGAGGTGACCTCGGGCTACCACGTCTGGTCGGAGCGCTTCGACCGGGAGATGCAGGACGTCTTCGTCGTGCAGGACGAGATCGCGGACGGCGTCGTTCAGGCGGTGAAGGCGCGCCTCGCCCCGGGAGTGCGGAGCGCGCAGGCGCGGCCGCAGCCCCGCAACCTCGAAGCGTATCGGAGCTACCTGCTCGGCCAGCACCTCCGCTACGCCAAGGAGGATCACGGCGGGGCCGTTCGTGCCTTCCGCGAAGCCGTCCGACTCGATCCGGACCACGCGCCGTCGTGGACCGGGCTTGCGGAAAGCCTCGTGCTGTCGGCCTATGCAGGCCTGATGCCCGCAGCGGAGGCGTGCGCGGAGGCACGCACGGCGCTGGCGACTGCGGTGGACCTGCAGGGGCAGTCGGCCGACGGCCTGCACGGCGAGGCCTTCGTGGCGATGATTGAACGTCGGTGGGTGGACCTCGAGTCCACGGTTCGGCGCGCGGTCGCGTTCGAGCCGACGCACGTCCCGTCTCTCGGCCTCCTCGGAATGTGCCTCAGCCTGCACCAGCGGCCGGACGAGGCCGAGCCGTTCTTCGAGCGCGCCAGGGCGGCCGACCCGCTCGCCTCCTTCCCGTACATGCTCACGTCACTGGGGCTGCTGTCGGTGGGGCGAGTACGGGACGCGCACCACTACGCCGAGCAGGCACTCATCTTCGAGAAGGACGACTTCACGGCCCTCACCTGCTCGAGCCTGGCGAACGTCGCCCTCGGGTCCTTCGAGCAGGGCATCGCGGCCGCGGAGCACGCGGTCTCCCTCTCGCACGGGGGGGCCCACTTCGTGGGCCTGCTGGGGTGGGCGCTCGCGACCGCCGGGCGGAAGGACGAAGCTCGGGCACTGCTGGACCAACTGCGCGCGCAGCCGGCGGGTACGCCCGTGGTCGTCTCGCAGGGATGGCTGCTCGGGGCGCTCGGGGACATCGACGCGGCCCTCGAGGTGTTCGGGTCGGCCGAGAGGGAGCACCAGGCCTGGCTCCTGCACTACCGGTTGCCCGGCTTCGCCCCGTGCCAGGACGATGAGCGATTCAAGGCACTGGTGCGGAAGATGGGGTTGCCGGCCCCGCCCGAGCGAGTCGACGCCTGA
- a CDS encoding PDZ domain-containing protein, which produces MRWLPVLLVLALSAAPGMVPAVSAQVACEGGASAVVEAPRGLTLCRDTVKVPVVTHDDPQAGVRVAALDADSPFARAGLAAGDVIYRVRFTRVTTADEVLKVLGDLKTEHGLVVNFWRRDQPYLVRVWIGGG; this is translated from the coding sequence ATGCGATGGCTGCCGGTCCTCCTCGTCCTCGCTCTCTCAGCCGCTCCCGGCATGGTCCCGGCCGTGTCCGCACAGGTGGCGTGCGAAGGGGGCGCGTCGGCCGTCGTCGAGGCTCCGAGGGGCCTCACGCTGTGCCGCGACACCGTCAAGGTGCCGGTCGTCACCCACGATGATCCGCAGGCCGGCGTTCGCGTCGCCGCGCTCGACGCCGACAGCCCGTTCGCCCGGGCAGGACTCGCGGCCGGAGACGTGATCTACCGCGTCCGCTTCACGCGCGTCACGACCGCGGACGAGGTGCTGAAGGTGCTCGGTGACCTGAAGACGGAACACGGCCTCGTCGTGAACTTCTGGCGTCGCGACCAGCCATACCTCGTCCGCGTCTGGATTGGCGGCGGGTAG
- a CDS encoding energy transducer TonB, which translates to MTGRLFGIVVILAMMPAWPAWAQSVPLAEARRLFEAAAYEEALAALASVEVSGQVAAGRDQALLRALSLVALGREDEARAAMRVATDLDPAFVLDPSMAAPRVCEMYDEVRQSRVPELIRARYGGAREALAAREYARAAEGFAAVQALIDTTRSTLPEAEGARLAELHELATGFLDLSREALAIEQRKAEVEEAASTGPAVPSDVDSDGDRAAAPAGSPPPGSNSGSEPPASNPTSADRITPASARSDIVPPVALAQPMPDTWGVPGLGLGETYQGVIEIDIDEDGTVTAARIVKPVSPLLDIRLLQAARRWRYRPATFGGVPVKYTREVVINLQVKE; encoded by the coding sequence ATGACTGGACGTCTGTTCGGCATTGTCGTGATCCTGGCGATGATGCCGGCGTGGCCAGCGTGGGCGCAGTCCGTGCCCCTGGCCGAAGCGCGCCGCCTGTTCGAGGCGGCAGCCTACGAAGAGGCGCTGGCCGCGCTGGCGAGCGTCGAAGTCTCAGGCCAGGTGGCCGCGGGTCGCGACCAAGCCCTGCTTCGGGCCCTGTCGCTCGTGGCGCTCGGGCGCGAGGACGAGGCGCGGGCGGCCATGCGGGTGGCCACCGACCTCGATCCGGCCTTCGTGCTCGATCCGTCGATGGCCGCGCCGCGCGTCTGTGAGATGTACGACGAGGTGCGCCAGTCACGGGTGCCCGAGCTGATTCGCGCGCGCTACGGCGGCGCCCGCGAAGCGCTGGCCGCACGCGAGTACGCCCGCGCCGCCGAAGGATTCGCGGCCGTCCAGGCGCTGATCGACACCACGAGGTCCACCCTGCCGGAGGCGGAAGGTGCCAGGCTCGCCGAGCTGCACGAACTGGCGACGGGGTTCCTCGACCTGAGCCGCGAGGCGCTGGCCATCGAGCAACGGAAGGCGGAGGTCGAGGAGGCGGCATCCACGGGGCCGGCCGTCCCATCCGACGTCGATTCGGACGGCGACCGCGCGGCGGCCCCCGCCGGAAGTCCGCCACCCGGGTCGAACTCGGGCAGTGAACCGCCGGCCTCGAATCCCACGTCGGCCGATCGCATCACACCGGCCTCTGCGAGATCCGACATCGTGCCGCCCGTGGCGCTGGCCCAACCGATGCCCGACACGTGGGGCGTGCCTGGCCTGGGTCTGGGCGAGACCTACCAGGGCGTCATTGAAATCGACATCGATGAGGACGGCACGGTGACGGCGGCCCGCATCGTCAAGCCGGTGTCCCCTCTGCTCGACATCCGTCTGCTTCAGGCGGCGCGCCGCTGGCGGTACCGGCCGGCGACGTTCGGCGGCGTGCCGGTGAAGTACACCCGCGAGGTGGTCATCAACCTCCAGGTGAAGGAGTGA
- a CDS encoding VTT domain-containing protein — translation MHWLRKLGVLGPLAAFAVFVPPVSGLVLIGTLHQVGPWLRSHQEAGLLFYVVAFVVLGGLALLPTYAQSMLGGWAFGPWVGTGAALVGFVGAALVSYQITRRISGNRGEQLLEEHTKWNAVYAALIKSSFWQALLIITLLRLPPNSPFAASNLAMAAIRVPRLPFALGTLIGMAPRTSVVVFAGAGLATLDFSNREQTGLFAAGLAATIAVVGIIGLLANRALRQVERQLGAIDAAEG, via the coding sequence ATGCACTGGCTTCGTAAGCTGGGCGTGCTCGGGCCGCTCGCCGCGTTCGCCGTGTTCGTCCCGCCCGTGAGCGGTCTCGTTCTCATCGGCACGCTGCACCAGGTCGGCCCGTGGCTGCGGTCGCACCAGGAAGCGGGCCTGCTCTTCTACGTCGTCGCGTTCGTCGTCCTCGGCGGGCTGGCACTGCTGCCCACCTACGCGCAGTCGATGCTCGGCGGCTGGGCCTTCGGCCCGTGGGTCGGCACGGGCGCCGCGCTCGTCGGGTTCGTGGGCGCGGCCCTCGTCAGCTACCAAATCACCCGCCGCATCTCGGGCAACCGCGGCGAGCAGCTGCTCGAGGAACACACGAAGTGGAACGCGGTCTACGCGGCGTTGATCAAGAGCAGCTTCTGGCAGGCGCTGCTCATCATCACGCTGCTGCGGCTGCCGCCCAACTCGCCGTTTGCGGCGAGCAACCTCGCGATGGCGGCCATCCGCGTGCCGCGGCTCCCGTTCGCGCTCGGCACGCTCATCGGCATGGCGCCGCGCACGAGCGTCGTCGTGTTCGCGGGCGCGGGCCTCGCGACGCTCGACTTCTCGAACCGCGAGCAGACGGGGCTCTTCGCGGCGGGCCTCGCGGCGACGATTGCCGTCGTCGGCATCATCGGCCTGCTGGCCAACCGCGCGCTCCGGCAAGTCGAGCGGCAACTCGGCGCAATCGACGCCGCCGAAGGATGA
- the arfB gene encoding aminoacyl-tRNA hydrolase, producing the protein MLVTADVIVPASACVVRAVRSSGPGGQNVNKVASRVELHVDLSAIAGLTPAARARLDRLAAKRRDAEGRLLVTSQRTRDRGRNLDDAREKVRTLVARALVEPKRRRATRPTVASRERRIDEKKRRGEVKRRRGDPVDW; encoded by the coding sequence ATCCTCGTCACCGCTGACGTCATCGTACCCGCGAGCGCCTGCGTCGTGCGGGCCGTGCGGTCGTCGGGGCCCGGGGGCCAGAACGTCAACAAGGTGGCCTCGCGCGTCGAGCTGCACGTCGACCTCTCCGCGATCGCCGGCCTCACGCCGGCGGCCCGCGCGCGTCTCGATCGACTCGCCGCGAAGCGGCGCGATGCCGAGGGGCGGTTGCTCGTCACGAGCCAGCGGACGCGCGATCGGGGACGCAACCTCGACGATGCCCGTGAGAAGGTGCGCACGCTCGTCGCGAGGGCACTCGTCGAGCCGAAGCGGCGGCGGGCCACGCGGCCGACGGTGGCCTCGCGCGAGCGGCGGATCGACGAGAAGAAGCGCCGCGGCGAGGTGAAGCGGCGTCGGGGTGACCCCGTCGACTGGTAG
- a CDS encoding M48 family metallopeptidase — protein sequence MRPLLVTGALTVWYTRHRRARRYLLRVRADGTVVVTLPPFGSKAEAREFVEANLPWVARQRALRRTAAPRRPLAAGSVILYLGQSCPLRVVDLANRALVTFADQSLAVPKSAFDLRPYVEAHLRHLAQDQLKTRVLTLAAAFGLQVSAVSVKSQRTRWGSCSANGRIALNWRLVQMPPEVADYVILHELMHLIELNHSKRFWKLVAAACPGFRVHRRWLVREGRHLLPH from the coding sequence ATGCGGCCGCTGCTCGTGACCGGCGCGCTCACGGTGTGGTACACGCGACATCGGCGCGCACGGCGGTACCTCCTTCGCGTCCGCGCCGACGGGACGGTTGTCGTCACGCTGCCGCCGTTCGGGTCGAAGGCCGAGGCGCGCGAGTTCGTCGAGGCCAACCTGCCCTGGGTGGCGCGTCAGCGGGCCCTGCGTCGCACCGCCGCGCCGCGCCGCCCGCTCGCCGCCGGGTCGGTCATCCTCTACCTGGGGCAGTCGTGCCCCCTCCGTGTCGTCGACCTGGCCAACCGCGCGCTCGTCACCTTCGCCGACCAGTCGCTCGCCGTGCCGAAATCCGCCTTCGACCTGCGACCGTACGTCGAGGCCCACCTCCGCCACCTCGCGCAGGACCAGCTGAAGACCCGGGTGCTCACGCTCGCGGCGGCCTTCGGCCTCCAGGTGTCGGCCGTGTCGGTGAAGAGTCAGCGGACCCGCTGGGGATCGTGCTCGGCGAACGGTCGCATCGCCCTCAACTGGCGTCTGGTGCAGATGCCACCGGAGGTGGCCGACTACGTCATCCTTCACGAGCTGATGCACCTCATCGAGCTCAATCACTCGAAACGGTTCTGGAAGCTCGTGGCGGCAGCCTGCCCGGGATTCCGTGTGCACCGCCGCTGGCTGGTCCGGGAGGGACGACATCTGCTGCCGCACTGA
- a CDS encoding DUF393 domain-containing protein, translating into MNVAGTRPDEPALVLFDGPCVLCQRSVRTIARFDTRRTFQFASLDSATGRRALEAAGWPVGERSSVVLVEGGAAWTKSEAALRIARRLRFPLSALAALRVVPRPLRDAVYDWVARHRYRWFGRTDACALLPADVRERVIRE; encoded by the coding sequence ATGAACGTGGCCGGCACCAGGCCAGACGAGCCGGCGCTCGTGCTGTTCGATGGCCCGTGCGTGTTGTGCCAGCGCAGCGTACGGACGATCGCGCGGTTCGACACGCGGCGCACGTTCCAGTTCGCGTCGCTCGACTCGGCCACCGGGCGGCGAGCCCTCGAGGCGGCAGGATGGCCGGTGGGGGAGCGATCGAGCGTCGTGCTGGTGGAGGGCGGCGCCGCCTGGACGAAGTCGGAGGCCGCGCTGCGCATCGCACGGCGGCTCCGGTTCCCGCTGTCGGCGCTCGCGGCGCTCCGCGTCGTGCCGCGCCCGCTGCGTGATGCGGTCTACGACTGGGTCGCCCGGCACCGGTACCGCTGGTTCGGGCGGACGGACGCGTGCGCGTTGCTGCCGGCCGACGTGAGGGAGCGCGTGATTCGAGAGTGA